ATTCTGAGCATAACAAAGCATTTTCTCTACTAAAGTAGTTCCATCATATTTTCTACTTGATGTAGATAGTATTATTTGATTTCTTCTGATCCCATTCACCCGATGATATGGCTCAAAAGAGCATTGCCGCTCATCGTGTTAACTTCTCTGTGTCATACCTGACCCCTCTTATTCCTGTGACTTCAGCTGTGGCCCCTCTTCCAAGTTTTGACACTGAAACATCCACATTCTTCCCATCACAGGTTCAAACCACCGGAATAACGACAAATGTCCCAACACAGGCAGGCAGCTTCACGGAACACCAATAAGAAAGCCTCTTCAACATTATCAACTGGACCACGAAAACCATAACGCTTTTAGAACGTAATCTGTAACACTATGCCATCACACATACAAAGTGGAACGACAGCTGTCCTCCAGACAGTTCTCTTACACTACCGTGCAGATGATTTTTACATGGAAACCACTTCAAGTAATCTCTCGATAAGTGCAAGTAAAACAACTCCTTTATGAGCGCAAAACGGCAACTGCTTACCCGAACCTCCCCTGCCATGTCAACACCACATAACTATAACACTCAATAAACTTATAAACAACAAACATCACAACTTGAACTGAAGCTTTATGCAAAAgggaaatatttacctttttgaacatatttgtaacaaaataaactgtataaatactttgaaaaaaaaaggaaaaacctttttttttctctctcacatacgACGCACAGTTCGGTAGGTAGGTTTACTCACAGCCCGATATGGTTTAATTATCATTAGTGTATATACAACAACTTTCCTACCAGTTATCATACTGTATTACTATACCCAAGATACAAAATGTATCAATTATTGGCCTAGGTTGGGTGTTACACTTACAGTATCCATTTGTGTAAGTCTAATTTAGTATAATCTGCTGAAACTGGTATTCGCTCTACAAGCATAGCCTAGTAAAGTACAGTCGACCAAAAATGACATCTGCTCAGTTAGTAACGACtagttatatttttttgcttttgtctatTTAACAAGAATATGGGATCACGAAGGAAAAGAAGTTAGGCTAATGTTATGCGGGCTAACGAAAATGCAGCTCGCGATACATGAATTGAACATTGAACTTAGGccaacgccaagcactgggacctatgaggtcattcagccctgaaacggaaaattgacaggaaaaggtctgaaaggtgcaacaggaagaaaacctcgcagttgcactatgaatcaactgttaggagagggttaaggaaagtaagatggaagaaatcgCGATGCATGAGATTTGTGATGACGCCATGTTTTGGAAACGAAATTTTAAGGGTCACAGGATACGCGAGACCAGATGACGCAtgagtatataaagtatatttaatttgttttacttataacttggtaaatttgtcttttatattcCCTGTGTTTCGAATCGAAtcgaatatagactttaggccataggccaagcactgggacctataaggtcattcagcgctgaagcgggaattgacaggagaaggtttgaaaggtgtaacaggagggaaacctcaaggcagtcgcactatgaatcaattgttaggagaggattgaggaaagtaagatggaagaatgagaatatgaacggaggtacagtaaaaggatgaaagaggttacggcacgctgcaaagaaccttaattagcCTGAATTAAGCCAAATATTGATACATCACTCATATTGCCCCGTGGACTGAGGTCTTTCAGTAGGttatttttaagaacattatttaaaGAGTTACCATCAATATTGGTTTATTATAATCattgatttatctttttacagcAAACTCATGTTAAGAACACTCCTAAAAAGTAATTACGGTAAAAacgattacattttcctttttttttattgtaattaatgattttcatttcatctcaATTCACGGAAGCTTTGCTTGTGTGCGTCTTTGCATCTAATTGCTGTATTTCATCAATGGTGacgacattactttttttttttctagttgacTTTAACATGATTATCTCACATATCATAACAGTTCACATGAGAATATTTCATCACTTacgatatattttatatcatatataacgTTCACATTCACAATGGAACAGTagttaaaaatattcatacagtAATCGGATATTCGTCATGAATTTTGTCAAAGATGGTGGCAACACGCTGAGCTATTTATAATTGTCTTCCTTTTTCTTGACCAGAGGGAaggaatgtgtatgtgtgtataactatacacacacacactacgggATACCGAATGTGTTTCTCCGTCTGCTATTAACtgtaaaatttattgtatttttcaattatgcagtaaaactgacaaaaaaaagggaaaatacagtaataatcaaAATGAGAAGAGTGTATGGGTGTGTGCATTATAGGCTTTAACTTTGACATAcgagttgttttctctctctctcagtaacatgCTTGATTATTTCAAgttatagtacagtactgtaatatcctttactaatacatggaaaatatataaaacttaaaaaaaaacattaatatatatatatatatatatatatatatatatatatatatatatatatatatatatataccggtccTTGTGGTCCGGTTGTGTCCAGGTAAATGTCGAGGTCCGGTTAACCAAGAGATTACTTCTACCTTGGTTAGAAACTTCTTCTCAAAGGCCTGACCTTGCACTTTCttcctaaaaaacaaaaaaaaattatatcttagtttaaccagactactgagctgattaacagctctcctagggctggcccgaaggattagatttattttacgtggctaagaaccagctggtcacctagcaacgggacccacagcttattgtggaatccgaaccacattatgactagaaatgaatttctatcaccagaaataaattcctctaattcttcatactTTCTTCCTAAAGGAGATGATATAGCACCAAGATGATAATTctcctcattttatttattattcatctatTACATTTGCCTCAGATCAAATAATAATTACACAAGGAGAACAGGAACATAACATGACCACAGTGCAATtacactttcatattttcatttactggtGACCAATTCTGAGGTACGTAATTCGCACACACAGGTAAACGTCGTGCTTGATAGTGTTAACCTACACAGTGTCCTATGTTGATGCACCTCCACAAATTCTTTGACTAGGGGCATACAATGATGCTTACACGGTGTCTGATAACGATATGGATGCATGCACTAGAGGTACGAAGTGTTTTGTTTGCCAAGATCATAGCAAATTAAAAATTTGATACGTTGTACTTTTGTGAATTGGTTCAGTTTGTGTTATCACACTATGGGTCATCAGTGAATCAGAGTAATTAAAACATCCGAAAATGATTAAAATGGTAATTATGAGGTCTGTGATAATGGTAGGCAGTACCTACAAAAATACATTCTATGGACTCAGTACTACCCTAGTAATTTACCTCCATAATCACACTTCATTTACCCGACACTTGGTACTGAGATAACTTGTACATGTTTTAAGTTTGAAATACAACATTCAAACCTTGCTGGTTAAAATCAAATATCGTACGAAATATTCGACAAACCAAACGCTACCCAAACACTATTGTCGAtattaaaagcaatataaaagtttaattgtCGATTTTCCACATAtaatttttgcacattttaaaagaataacttCAGGTTTATTTCTTTAGGAATTTCCTTTCTTTGCCGACGAAGAATAATATAAGGGACAACCAGATACGACTCCACCGGATATAATTTTGATTTGTTGCAATACTATCAAGTTCGACAGCAATAACATATTACTTTGAGCAAAATTTCTTGAATCACTTCTTCGTTGAATCAAATCTAATGGCTGTGAAGAATACAAGCCAGTCTGTGGAACAAGACGCGGCCAATCACTGCTTTTTTGCTGTGTTGTTTCCACAGGAGACTGTTGaaggaaatttaatttctgtgcGCACAGAACACGCTGAAAGTTTTCAGAGTAAGAGACAAATGCACTCTTTGGTTGTAGGGGAATTGTTAAACCAGTAACTGGTTCGTGTTGGTGACGCCGTCCATGGGACTGGGCAAAGAGCTTCCAGTACTTCTCAGCTTTCACAGAGAGCTTGGGATATGCCATGGAAGAGACTTGGCCAATACGGTGGTGGTTATCGAAGAACTGTTGAGCTGCAGCTGAGCAGCCGATTGGTGATGGACACTTTTGCTTCCTGAGGCGACTTTGGTGGCATTTCGAAAACTCCTTCGAGGTGGAGGATGATGCGGAGTGATTTCTAAAAGACAGTATACACACATCTAGAATGGCTTTCTGGCCACAATCGGTGACCTCTATCATGAACTCGAGAACATGACCCTTGTCGTTGAAGCCTTCGTTATTATACCGCGAGCAATTGCTCAGTACATAGTGGCCATTAGAACCAACATACCAAGGTCCTCCTTTCTTCCACGGATTATAACGTGGCAACACTTCAGAATAATTGGTGTTTGTGACTAGCAGGTGGCTGGTTGTGTAACTGGTTCTTGTTTCCATTTCGACGAGGTAATAATATTTCCAGCGTTTGAGGAGAATCTCGGCAGACGTGGCGAACTGGACGTTTCCGTACCAGTCATGGTCTCTTTCGTTGTCAAGGTCTCGCAGATTCTGCGTCCCAAACCACAGGACTTTAATGTCCCTACATGGGTGGTGGGATCGCTTCAAGGAGGAGTTATTTATGATACTGCAGGCAAAAACGAACCTCGGCTGCATCTCTTGATGCGAGCAAATCTGGATGGCATCCTGAACATGAACTGTCCGCACTATTTGGTGGAAGGGTTGATACGAAGAGTCTCCGAGTGCAATTGATCTCCTGTTACCTGGCCTCCAGTAAGTTCTCGGTTTGAGTCCGTTGGTTACAAACAGTAGTTCATCACGCACATTGTCCTGTGGAAGAAAAACACCAAAGTGTGAGAGGAGCATATTATGCAATTTCAAGTTCTCTTACGACTAAGAtgtcaatcatcttacttttcactctcAAGTTTGACAGACAGCTGtagataatgtaaataaattcagtaaaattcATATTCAATCAAAGTCACATAAACAGATAATATTGTACATTcggtaaaaaaaaggaaaattttcactTGACGCACTAAAGACGTTTTGAGCTCTCATTAGGTtgctttattcataaataaatttttctgtatcaAGTTTGTTTCCATACAGACGACTGTAACAAGGTGCACGGCTTGGAGAGGGATATTacaataatacaagaaaaaaaacagagattaTACAATACAGGAGGCACAGATATTGCAATATTTCATGCGGCTCTTTGGCTCCTATTTCcaattaatgatgataaaatatttatattaataccaATATTACAACTGGAACCGCGTAGTCTCGTGGTTGTGAAGGGACAAGTGAATATGAACGCTTTAGGTACATTATGTACTAATGCATCTTGCTGACCGCAGTAGAGAATGAAGTACCTGATAATCAGTCAACTCAGGTGGGTTGCAAATAGGGGTGGGAACGGGGATGGGGATAATGTCGTCATCCCAAGAGTTTGGGTTAGCAAAAAAGTAGAATggattttaggtttattttttttcagggagGTAACATCTGAAACTGAGTAGAACACAAAGCTATGACTAATGTTCATCAAAAACATGCCAAAGACGGACTGATTAATCAAGAGGTTCAGGCCATAAAGTCTTACTCACTTTGGTTTCCGTTCGAGTCAAAATGCATCTTGATATCGGATGACCTCAAAGAAGGAAGGTAAATACTGACAACTAAATAAATGACGACGGAATAAGGAATTAAATCTGCGTATGGCAATACGAATGTTTCCGCCGAGGAGAGACGCATCTATGTGTGTATCATACATTAAAGTTaagatcatataaaaaaatttaaaagtaaaaatctgaAAGAGTCGGATTTTGCATAGAAGGAATTTCTTCCGCAAGGCTCTCAGAGGAAAAGCAAGGAAAACCGACAAACATCAAATCAACCTGATTTTCAATCAAACACCCGTCCCAAAGCGATGCACCAATTTCAGTCACCCACCCATCTGATGAAATTTCGTTTAATTGGCTTATCAACACGataggaggataaaaaaaaaagtaggtacGAACATGAAACTGAGAATTTCAAATAAAGTATAAAAGCGTGAGACTCAAACACAGGCCAAAGCAAGACACTAAAACCATACAAGACAAATCGATAACAAACGAAGCAGGCTTATGTAAGACAGTGTTTCACAAAATGAATGCTGATCGTGAAAGTGCAAAAACGAAGGCTTCAATGAAAGCGacaggaaaacaataataaaaaaaataagatttggaATAAGAATGTTTATCGTGACTTAACGAAATTcaaaatcattattcatttataagaCGTGTCTATCAAATCTcagttttgctttaatttttggtTAAACATATCTATTACATGATGTGAAACCATTTTCACTGCTGACTACAATTCAAGCATATCTGGTAGCTAATTACATAATGCTGAGGATATTTACATTAACAGTCCCCTCAATAAATAATGTATGACGATAACGAATTGCAAAGTGTCAAGCTCAAATCACAAATGATTTTTCGTATGATACAAAATTTCGTCTTACAGAacggtgtaaaaataaaaaatgttttcgttAAAAAGACCAACATCTCTTACAGTTTTGGTATCCTAAATCAACGTCtcttaaatgaaatgaaggtaATTTTACTCAAGTTTGGAAGTGACATATTACACTCCGTTATCTCCGCTATGATATCCTAACGTTGATGGAGTCTTTTAAAACAAGTGGCAGAAATGCTACCTATCCAAATTTTGTGCTAAGCGATGATTCAGCTTCTAAGAACGATACTACAGTTTCAACATTCTTTACAAAATGGATGCCGGTCATTCAAGGATCAACGACTGTTTCTTCAGAGTGCCGGAGGCAAGCAACTTCAAAGCAAATTTGGATCCGTGATAACCacattaaatatttcatgaaggaAAGGAAGGCGTTACAAAGCACAGATAAATGACACAACTTGGCATTCAGCGTCACAGAACAACGACGAACAAAGAAAACACAACAGCACACTACAGGCGAAGGTGTATTTGGAGCAAATAGCACGAGTCAACTTATAGAACCAAATCATCTCAACAGGTACAGATTGCAAGTTACTTTGAAAGTCCTGTGGTATTCGTCAATGATGATGCCTATTGTGACGCTGATGCTGTTGAGGAGTTGGCCAGCCTGGTATATAGAAGTCGTCCCGGAGTTGGTTTTGGGACCAGAACCACATCAGAACATCACGGCAATAGTTATCAAGGGACAACCACCAAGAGTGTATGACTTGCATCTGTTGCTCCTGTTCAGCCCGTGGCCTGGAAGGGGCATTTGGTGGGTGCTGCCGCAGTCCTGCGTTATTCTCTGCACTCTGAGTAAGTACACCTTCGCTGTTTCTATCCCACGGCCTTTCCCCGTGTTCCTGGAAACCTTGGGCATTCATAGGCCCGGTCTGATTAATACTCATTTGCTGAAATCTGTTTTCCCTGACCCCCCAGGGGGTTCTAATGGTTTCACGTGTTTGCTGCATTACCAATTGTGAGAAGTTCTGAACTGACCCTACAAGTCCTTGGTGTTGGAGATTTAGGAAATGGCTGACCCTAAAAGCAGGTTCTCTTGGTATTGGACGAGGATGGAAATTTGGGGCAAAATGTTCTTGATCAGAAGGGATAACTGACTGACCAGATTGTGGAGCATTATTTTCCACACCATAGCACCACCTGAGATAATCTTCAGCACCTTCCGAGAGTTTAGGTGTGGAAATTGGATAGACACTGCACATTCTTTCATGCTGATCAAAATATATTCGAGAGGCAGTCGCACTAGTCACTGGAAAGGGACATTTTACATTCTTGAACTGTGTTCGATGGCACCTCAAAACAAGCCTCGTGTCAAAAGCTTGGTGGTGCTCCCTGAAGGAAATAATGCATTCGTTCAAAATACCCACTTTCCCTTGTGGAGTAACCTCTATCATAAATTCTAGAATGTGACCATTTCTATTAAAACCTTCATTGTTGTAACGGGAGCAGTCAGTTAAGAAATGGTGCTGGCCCTGTGAATTAATGTACCAAGGGCCTCCTTCTCGATGTGGATTGTAAGTTGGGAGTACAGCAGAGTAATCCCCGTTTGTTATAAGCACACGTGTAGTAGTATGCGTTTTAGCTGTCATTAGCTCGACCAGAAAGCAAAATTTCCACTTGCTTAGTAAAATATCCACAGGAGCAGCAAATTGTATGTTTCCATACCAGTCGTGCTTATTACTGTCACCTGTAGGTTCAGTGCCAAACCACAGGACCTTTATTCGTCTGCAAGGGTGATCAGTTTTCCCTAAAGTGCGTCTGTTTAAACAGCTTAGAGCATCAATTGGCTTAGGCTCCATTCCTCTCTCCTGGCAGATTTGTAAGGCTTCATCTACATGGACTGTTCTGACTATTTTATCAAATGGTTGATAAAAGTGGTTGGGGAGTGTAATTGATCTACCATTTTTAGGCCTCCAGAACAACTTACTCTTGGGTCCCTTTGATTTAAAAAGCAATTCATCCATTATCTTGTTACCTGCAAGAGGAAGAAGATATGTAATGTTCTGGTACATTCAGAGAGCAAAGCGAACACGAATTTCCATCGTATACCTTTTGCAAAGTAAGTGTTAAAAGCTATAACAAAGATGATGCAAAACATTACAAGATTCTAGAGTAAAGTGTGCTTCCCAAACCA
This region of Macrobrachium rosenbergii isolate ZJJX-2024 chromosome 39, ASM4041242v1, whole genome shotgun sequence genomic DNA includes:
- the LOC136825688 gene encoding uncharacterized protein isoform X2, translating into MDELLFKSKGPKSKLFWRPKNGRSITLPNHFYQPFDKIVRTVHVDEALQICQERGMEPKPIDALSCLNRRTLGKTDHPCRRIKVLWFGTEPTGDSNKHDWYGNIQFAAPVDILLSKWKFCFLVELMTAKTHTTTRVLITNGDYSAVLPTYNPHREGGPWYINSQGQHHFLTDCSRYNNEGFNRNGHILEFMIEVTPQGKVGILNECIISFREHHQAFDTRLVLRCHRTQFKNVKCPFPVTSATASRIYFDQHERMCSVYPISTPKLSEGAEDYLRWCYGVENNAPQSGQSVIPSDQEHFAPNFHPRPIPREPAFRVSHFLNLQHQGLVGSVQNFSQLVMQQTRETIRTPWGVRENRFQQMSINQTGPMNAQGFQEHGERPWDRNSEGVLTQSAENNAGLRQHPPNAPSRPRAEQEQQMQVIHSWWLSLDNYCRDVLMWFWSQNQLRDDFYIPGWPTPQQHQRHNRHHH
- the LOC136825688 gene encoding uncharacterized protein isoform X1 — encoded protein: MREELFQAVDIGILCLALFGDFVSPLLPGNKIMDELLFKSKGPKSKLFWRPKNGRSITLPNHFYQPFDKIVRTVHVDEALQICQERGMEPKPIDALSCLNRRTLGKTDHPCRRIKVLWFGTEPTGDSNKHDWYGNIQFAAPVDILLSKWKFCFLVELMTAKTHTTTRVLITNGDYSAVLPTYNPHREGGPWYINSQGQHHFLTDCSRYNNEGFNRNGHILEFMIEVTPQGKVGILNECIISFREHHQAFDTRLVLRCHRTQFKNVKCPFPVTSATASRIYFDQHERMCSVYPISTPKLSEGAEDYLRWCYGVENNAPQSGQSVIPSDQEHFAPNFHPRPIPREPAFRVSHFLNLQHQGLVGSVQNFSQLVMQQTRETIRTPWGVRENRFQQMSINQTGPMNAQGFQEHGERPWDRNSEGVLTQSAENNAGLRQHPPNAPSRPRAEQEQQMQVIHSWWLSLDNYCRDVLMWFWSQNQLRDDFYIPGWPTPQQHQRHNRHHH
- the LOC136825688 gene encoding uncharacterized protein isoform X3 — encoded protein: MVDTVDKLTTNPCENSSVNDNVRDELLFVTNGLKPRTYWRPGNRRSIALGDSSYQPFHQIVRTVHVQDAIQICSHQEMQPRFVFACSIINNSSLKRSHHPCRDIKVLWFGTQNLRDLDNERDHDWYGNVQFATSAEILLKRWKYYYLVEMETRTSYTTSHLLVTNTNYSEVLPRYNPWKKGGPWYVGSNGHYVLSNCSRYNNEGFNDKGHVLEFMIEVTDCGQKAILDVCILSFRNHSASSSTSKEFSKCHQSRLRKQKCPSPIGCSAAAQQFFDNHHRIGQVSSMAYPKLSVKAEKYWKLFAQSHGRRHQHEPVTGLTIPLQPKSAFVSYSENFQRVLCAQKLNFLQQSPVETTQQKSSDWPRLVPQTGLYSSQPLDLIQRRSDSRNFAQSNMLLLSNLIVLQQIKIISGGVVSGCPLYYSSSAKKGNS
- the LOC136825688 gene encoding uncharacterized protein isoform X6 translates to MQPRFVFACSIINNSSLKRSHHPCRDIKVLWFGTQNLRDLDNERDHDWYGNVQFATSAEILLKRWKYYYLVEMETRTSYTTSHLLVTNTNYSEVLPRYNPWKKGGPWYVGSNGHYVLSNCSRYNNEGFNDKGHVLEFMIEVTDCGQKAILDVCILSFRNHSASSSTSKEFSKCHQSRLRKQKCPSPIGCSAAAQQFFDNHHRIGQVSSMAYPKLSVKAEKYWKLFAQSHGRRHQHEPVTGLTIPLQPKSAFVSYSENFQRVLCAQKLNFLQQSPVETTQQKSSDWPRLVPQTGLYSSQPLDLIQRRSDSRNFAQSNMLLLSNLIVLQQIKIISGGVVSGCPLYYSSSAKKGNS